In Alistipes ihumii AP11, a genomic segment contains:
- the metK gene encoding methionine adenosyltransferase: MGFLFTSESVSEGHPDKVSDQISDAILDEFLRHDNHSKVACETLCTTGLVVVAGEVRSEAYVDVQEVARRVINRIGYTKSDYKFDGSSCGVLSAIHEQSPDINQGVVRESEELQGAGDQGIMFGYACSETRELMPASLILSHVLMKELAAIRREGRVMTYLRPDSKSQVTIEYGDDNRPKRVHTIVVSTQHDEFVTPEQAGGEKAAEKAMCDKIREDVRTILIPRTKARLERAGDRLSELIGDDYILHVNPTGKFVIGGPHGDTGVTGRKIIVDSYGGRGAHGGGAFSGKDSSKVDRSAAYAARHIAKNMVAAGVADEVLVQLAYAIGIAEPLSVYVETRGTGKLGLSDGEIASRVAKLFDLRPAKIVERFGLRNPIFEATASYGHFGNRPYKKVETVYEGGKPVQKEIEFFGWEKLDAVDAIRKEFGLK, translated from the coding sequence ATGGGATTTTTGTTTACGTCCGAGTCGGTGTCCGAGGGACATCCCGACAAGGTATCGGACCAGATTTCCGATGCGATTCTCGACGAGTTTCTTCGTCATGACAATCATTCGAAGGTAGCCTGCGAAACGCTCTGTACGACGGGACTGGTCGTCGTGGCGGGCGAGGTGCGCTCGGAGGCCTATGTCGACGTACAGGAGGTGGCCCGGCGCGTGATCAACCGGATCGGCTACACGAAAAGCGACTACAAGTTCGACGGCAGCTCGTGCGGCGTGCTGTCGGCCATTCACGAGCAGTCGCCCGACATCAATCAGGGCGTCGTGCGAGAGAGCGAGGAGCTGCAGGGAGCCGGCGATCAGGGCATCATGTTCGGGTACGCCTGCTCCGAGACCCGTGAGCTGATGCCGGCTTCGCTGATTCTCTCGCATGTGCTGATGAAAGAACTGGCCGCCATTCGGCGCGAGGGCCGGGTGATGACCTATCTGCGGCCCGACTCGAAAAGCCAGGTGACGATCGAGTACGGCGATGACAATCGTCCGAAGCGCGTGCATACGATCGTCGTTTCGACGCAACACGACGAGTTCGTCACGCCGGAGCAGGCCGGAGGCGAGAAGGCGGCGGAGAAGGCCATGTGCGACAAGATCCGCGAGGACGTGCGAACCATCCTGATTCCGCGAACCAAGGCGCGGCTGGAGCGCGCCGGCGACCGCCTGAGCGAGCTGATAGGCGACGACTACATCCTGCACGTGAACCCGACCGGCAAGTTCGTGATCGGGGGGCCTCACGGCGATACGGGCGTGACGGGCCGCAAGATCATCGTCGACAGCTACGGCGGCCGGGGCGCGCACGGCGGCGGGGCCTTCTCGGGCAAGGACAGTTCGAAGGTCGATCGCAGCGCGGCCTATGCGGCGCGGCATATCGCCAAGAACATGGTCGCTGCCGGCGTCGCCGACGAGGTGCTCGTTCAGCTGGCCTATGCGATCGGGATCGCCGAGCCGCTGAGCGTGTACGTCGAAACGCGCGGTACGGGCAAGCTGGGACTTTCCGACGGCGAGATCGCAAGCCGCGTAGCGAAATTGTTCGACCTGCGCCCGGCCAAGATCGTCGAGCGGTTCGGCCTGCGTAATCCGATTTTCGAGGCCACGGCCTCGTACGGCCATTTCGGCAACCGTCCTTATAAAAAGGTGGAGACCGTTTACGAGGGCGGCAAGCCGGTGCAGAAGGAGATCGAGTTCTTCGGCTGGGAGAAGCTCGACGCCGTCGACGCGATCCGCAAGGAGTTCGGGCTGAAATAG